One window of the Dermacentor andersoni chromosome 10, qqDerAnde1_hic_scaffold, whole genome shotgun sequence genome contains the following:
- the LOC140213436 gene encoding uncharacterized protein, translating to MAPEGCEVAAVMDPYTQRGQLPKLPPHYRAYAAADGPLCAIVTRRPGFDVFPTHVSRLVVAVGCSTREFGITVVAAYAPPHRTMDDVFEHLAHVIDRSRTPDVLVMGDFNAHSVLWGPREGDARGTRLIEFAAAAGLVVLKDAASPSTYVTKYVDSWIDVTLASPTLVRRGCEWRVSAQETLRKWLEAVRDARWFASASGADIASPAALDAVLAKFYTIIGRERDKQLRPARERRGAGSKSWWTPELDGRRRAVNAMRRHFQRCRYDELRAIFRSEYSRALAAYRRDVARVKEEADREVCNRCSRRSLFQAPFRLAFGAARSHVMLPPLTRQDGGRTESVLESASLLLQHLFARDRPETDAPEHAEIRAAVGRPYATVKKERPFSQSEIQAVLSRMALGSALDRTVSRPRSLKNYSPRTRNSRAC from the exons ATGGCACCGGAGGGATGCGAGGTGGCGGCGGTTATGGACCCATACACCCAGCGGGGTCAGCTCCCAAAGCTTCCGCCGCACTACCGGGCGTACGCGGCGGCCGACGGCCCGCTGTGTGCGATCGTCACGCGCAGGCCCGGCTTCGACGTGTTCCCGACACACGTGTCGAGGCTGGTGGTCGCGGTGGGGTGCTCGACGCGCGAGTTCGGGATCACGGTCGTGGCCGCATACGCGCCGCCCCACAGGACGATGGACGACGTCTTCGAACATCTCGCTCACGTCATCGACAGAAGTCGCACGCCAGACGTTCTCGtcatgggcgatttcaacgcgcacaGCGTCCTGTGGGGCCCTCGCGAGGGAGACGCCAGGGGCACCCGGCTGATCGAGTTCGCTGCGGCTGCGGGCCTGGTGGTCCTCAAGGACGCGGCCTCAccctcgacgtacgtcaccaaatACGTCGACAGCTGGATAGACGTCACCCTCGCGTCACCGACGCTCGTGCGGCGCGGCTGCGAGTGGCGCGTCTCTGCACAAGAAACGCT GCGAAAATGGCTGGAGGCCGTTCGAGACGCGCGCTGGTTCGCGAGCGCGAGCGGTGCGGACATCGCCTCGCCGGCCGCCCTGGACGCGGTCCTCGCGAAATTCTACACGATTATTGGTCGGGAGCGCGACAAGCAGCTTCGTCCGGCACGCGAGAGGAGGGGCGCGGGCAGCAAGTCTTGGTGGACGCCCGAGTTGGACGGCCGACGCAGGGCGGTGAACGCGATGCGGCGCCATTTTCAGAGGTGTCGCTACGATGAGCTGCGCGCCATATTTCGCAGCGAGTATAGCCGGGCGCTAGCGGCATATCGACGAGACGTGGCGCGCGTCAAGGAGGAGGCGGACAGGGAGGTCTGCAACCGGTGCAGCCGGCGGTCCCTTTTTCAAGCCCCCTTCCGCCTGGCTTTCGGGGCCGCCCGGTCGCATGTCATGCTGCCTCCGCTGACGAGGCAGGACGGCGGCCGGACGGAGAGCGTCCTCGAGTCGGCTTCCCTGCTGCTGCAACATCTTTTCGCCCGCGACAGGCCCGAGACGGACGCGCCCGAGCATGCCGAGATCCGTGCGGCGGTCGGTCGGCCGTACGCCACGGTGAAGAAGGAGAGACCGTTTTCGCAGAGCGAAATACAGGCGGTGTTGAGCAGAATGGCGCTCGGCTCGGCTCTGGACCGGACGGTCTCAAGACCGAGGTCGTTAAAGAACTATTCGCCGCGCACCCGAAATTCGCGTGCATGCTGA
- the LOC140213437 gene encoding uncharacterized protein has translation MSSILGKVLERLMYGRLYYFLLARNYVHPNQFGFTHGRSAVMALQYLCQFIGEYRARGTPVTMVSLDFQGALDSVWHPLVLNYFPERQCPSNLVDLLRTFPSDSTVEFKCHSGVVTTDATLGSPQG, from the coding sequence ATGTCTTCCATTCTTGGGAAAGTGCTGGAGCGCTTGATGTACGGGCGGCTGTACTACTTTCTCCTCGCGAGAAATTACGTGCACCCGAACCAGTTCGGTTTTACGCACGGTCGAAGTGCAGTCATGGCGCTACAATACCTGTGCCAATTCATCGGCGAGTACAGAGCGAGGGGCACGCCAGTCACGATGGTCTCCCTGGATTTCCAGGGGGCATTGGACAGCGTGTGGCACCCCCTCGTCTTGAATTACTTCCCAGAGCGCCAGTGTCCCAGCAACCTGGTGGATCTGCTGCGGACCTTTCCAAGCGACAGCACGGTGGAGTTCAAGTGTCACTCGGGCGTCGTAACGACGGATGCGACCTTAGGCAGTCCCCAGGGGTAG